In Methanococcoides sp. AM1, one genomic interval encodes:
- a CDS encoding DUF167 domain-containing protein encodes MSFENALKDKGDSITIDLEVTPGSKKVCFPGGYNQWRERIEIKLRSAAQKGKANDELIESIADFFTVNTSSVSIRSGARSTKKTVEIEGLDYDKATSMLEDVLSI; translated from the coding sequence ATGTCTTTTGAAAATGCGCTAAAGGATAAAGGAGATAGCATAACCATCGATCTGGAAGTGACACCAGGGTCAAAGAAAGTATGTTTCCCCGGAGGTTACAACCAGTGGAGAGAGCGCATAGAGATAAAGCTCAGATCCGCTGCACAAAAAGGGAAGGCCAACGATGAACTTATAGAAAGCATTGCAGACTTCTTTACAGTAAATACTTCCAGTGTCAGTATAAGGTCAGGTGCAAGAAGCACAAAAAAGACAGTAGAGATTGAAGGCCTTGATTATGATAAAGCGACAAGCATGCTGGAGGATGTTTTGAGCATATAA
- a CDS encoding Glu/Leu/Phe/Val dehydrogenase, with protein sequence MAEQNPFENARKQLKKCADILELDEGIHEILRNPMREMHVSLPIRMDDGSIKVFQGFRVQYNDARGPTKGGIRFHPEETVDTVKALAAWMTWKCAVMDIPLGGGKGGVICNPKEMSNGELERLSRKFISSISMIVGPDKDVPAPDVYTNPQMMAWMMDEFSKFSAKNQAGVITGKPLSIGGSLGRGDATARGGLYTVREAAEVIGLDLKGATVAIQGYGNAGYFAGTLCEELFGCKVVAVSDSRGGVVNMDGLSAEAAHAHKMETGSVVGLAGTELISNEDLLELDVDVLIPAALEHVITHENADKIKAKIVAELANGPTTPEADEILYENGVHLIPDFLCNGGGVTVSYFEMVQNFYMYRWSEERVHNRLDAKMKNAYHSVLDASNEYNINMRTAAYVVAINRVVESMSDRGWLF encoded by the coding sequence ATGGCAGAACAGAACCCATTTGAAAATGCAAGAAAGCAGTTAAAGAAATGCGCAGACATCCTTGAGCTTGATGAAGGTATCCACGAGATCCTCAGAAACCCAATGAGGGAGATGCACGTATCCCTTCCTATCCGCATGGACGATGGTTCCATCAAGGTATTCCAGGGATTCAGGGTACAGTACAACGATGCAAGAGGACCAACCAAAGGTGGTATCCGCTTCCACCCAGAAGAGACCGTCGACACAGTCAAGGCACTTGCAGCATGGATGACCTGGAAATGTGCAGTTATGGACATCCCACTCGGTGGAGGTAAGGGAGGAGTTATCTGCAACCCTAAGGAAATGTCCAATGGTGAGCTCGAGCGTCTTTCAAGGAAGTTCATTTCAAGCATCTCAATGATCGTAGGTCCTGACAAAGATGTACCTGCACCTGATGTCTATACCAACCCACAGATGATGGCATGGATGATGGACGAGTTCTCAAAGTTCTCCGCAAAGAACCAGGCTGGTGTCATCACCGGTAAGCCACTCAGCATTGGTGGTTCACTCGGTCGTGGCGACGCAACAGCTCGTGGTGGTCTCTACACTGTCCGTGAAGCAGCAGAAGTTATCGGTCTTGACCTCAAAGGTGCAACCGTAGCTATTCAGGGATATGGTAACGCAGGTTACTTCGCAGGCACTCTTTGTGAAGAGCTCTTCGGATGCAAGGTCGTTGCTGTCAGTGACAGCAGGGGCGGTGTCGTGAACATGGACGGCCTCAGTGCAGAAGCAGCACATGCACACAAGATGGAAACCGGTTCCGTTGTCGGCCTCGCAGGAACAGAGCTAATTTCCAACGAAGATCTCCTTGAGCTTGATGTCGATGTACTTATCCCAGCAGCTCTTGAGCACGTGATCACACATGAGAACGCAGACAAGATCAAAGCAAAGATCGTTGCTGAACTTGCAAACGGTCCAACAACACCTGAAGCAGATGAGATCCTCTACGAGAATGGTGTACACCTGATCCCTGACTTCCTCTGTAATGGTGGTGGAGTTACTGTGTCCTACTTCGAAATGGTCCAGAACTTCTACATGTACCGCTGGAGCGAAGAGCGTGTCCACAACCGTCTTGATGCTAAGATGAAGAATGCATACCATTCTGTTCTCGATGCATCCAATGAATACAACATCAACATGAGAACTGCTGCATACGTTGTAGCTATCAACCGTGTTGTTGAGTCAATGTCAGATCGTGGATGGTTATTCTAA
- a CDS encoding NAD(P)-binding domain-containing protein — MKIAILGGTGNIGKGFALRWGPKHDVIIGSRSAEKAMEVAAEYTQILRDRGIDATVVGKDNKSAAEDADIILFAIRYEQVPSVIELITPVLKDQIVVSVVVPMEKDRCYIRQDDHSNNPVTINAKDSEYNADYFCYTSPSAGSAAEEMVHLLPQSIELVSAFHNVPAKKLADLDLELDYDIAVCGNCMHSKKIVFDLVRDIPNMRPLDIGPIETSGMVESLTPLVINIAIRNKMHDVGIRFV; from the coding sequence ATGAAGATCGCAATACTTGGTGGAACTGGTAATATTGGTAAAGGATTTGCTTTACGCTGGGGTCCTAAACATGATGTGATAATAGGCTCCAGAAGTGCAGAAAAAGCTATGGAAGTGGCAGCTGAATATACTCAGATCCTGCGTGATAGGGGCATTGATGCAACTGTCGTGGGAAAGGACAATAAGTCCGCAGCAGAGGATGCAGATATAATTCTCTTTGCAATACGCTATGAACAGGTGCCATCTGTCATTGAGCTGATAACTCCTGTCCTGAAGGACCAGATCGTAGTTTCCGTGGTAGTTCCTATGGAGAAGGATCGCTGTTACATCCGGCAGGATGATCATAGCAATAACCCTGTGACCATTAATGCGAAGGATTCAGAATACAATGCTGATTATTTCTGTTATACAAGTCCATCTGCAGGCAGTGCGGCCGAGGAAATGGTACATCTCTTGCCACAAAGCATTGAGCTGGTGTCAGCTTTCCACAATGTTCCTGCAAAGAAGCTTGCAGATCTTGACCTTGAACTTGATTACGATATCGCGGTTTGTGGAAACTGCATGCATTCCAAGAAAATAGTCTTCGATCTTGTAAGGGATATTCCGAATATGCGTCCTCTTGATATTGGTCCGATCGAGACCTCCGGTATGGTGGAGTCACTGACACCTCTGGTGATAAACATTGCCATACGCAACAAGATGCATGATGTAGGAATTCGCTTTGTTTAA
- the glnA gene encoding type I glutamate--ammonia ligase yields the protein MNINTKEDVLKAIEANNVKFIRLQFTDIQGVVKDVEIPVTQIEKALVSGISFDGSSVEGFVRINESDMVLKPDVSSFAILPWNQAKGVVARMVCDVYLPDGTPFVGDPRYVLKKVIKEAGDMGFTLNVGPELEFFLFEKENGKATTIPHDFGRYFEFAPADLAEDVRRDIVLTLMELGFDIEASHHEVAFGQHEIDFKYGGALSTADNVMTFKYVTRTIAKLNGLHATFMPKPIFGENGSGMHVNLSLSKNGENVFYDPDGDMQISDEARYFIGGLLKHVKAITAICNPLVNSYKRLVPGYEAPVYIAWSGANRSSLIRIPAARGKGTRVELRSPDPSCNPYITFAAVLAAGLDGIRNKIDPGENREENIFELSDKGLSDLGIETLPPTLKDSANYLAENDLLREALGEHVHENVLRLARADWDAYRIQVHDWEVERYLNTI from the coding sequence ATGAATATTAATACCAAAGAAGATGTACTCAAGGCCATTGAGGCAAACAATGTTAAGTTTATCAGGTTGCAGTTCACGGACATCCAGGGTGTCGTGAAAGATGTTGAGATCCCGGTGACGCAAATAGAAAAAGCTCTTGTTTCGGGAATTTCCTTTGACGGCTCTTCTGTTGAAGGCTTTGTCCGTATTAATGAATCGGATATGGTCCTGAAGCCCGATGTCTCCTCATTTGCAATACTTCCATGGAATCAAGCTAAGGGCGTTGTTGCAAGGATGGTGTGTGATGTCTATCTGCCCGATGGAACTCCTTTTGTAGGAGATCCCAGATATGTCCTCAAGAAAGTTATAAAGGAAGCTGGGGATATGGGCTTTACACTTAACGTAGGCCCTGAGCTTGAATTCTTCCTGTTCGAAAAGGAAAATGGCAAAGCAACCACAATACCTCATGATTTCGGCAGGTACTTTGAGTTTGCACCTGCTGATCTTGCAGAGGATGTACGCCGTGATATTGTACTGACGCTCATGGAGCTTGGATTTGATATCGAGGCATCTCACCACGAGGTTGCTTTCGGTCAGCATGAGATCGATTTCAAGTATGGCGGTGCACTTTCCACTGCTGACAATGTAATGACCTTCAAGTATGTTACCCGTACCATTGCAAAGCTCAATGGATTACATGCAACCTTCATGCCAAAACCTATCTTTGGTGAGAACGGTTCTGGTATGCATGTGAACCTTTCCCTTTCAAAGAACGGGGAGAATGTGTTCTACGATCCTGATGGGGACATGCAGATCAGTGATGAAGCACGCTATTTTATTGGCGGATTGCTCAAACACGTTAAGGCGATTACAGCTATCTGCAATCCACTTGTTAACTCATACAAACGTCTCGTACCAGGCTATGAGGCTCCGGTATACATTGCATGGTCCGGTGCCAACAGAAGCTCACTTATCCGTATCCCTGCTGCAAGAGGCAAGGGAACTCGTGTGGAGCTCAGAAGCCCAGATCCTTCATGCAATCCATACATAACTTTCGCTGCTGTCCTTGCAGCAGGTCTGGATGGTATCAGGAACAAGATCGATCCGGGGGAGAACAGGGAAGAGAACATCTTCGAGCTTTCTGACAAAGGTCTTAGCGATCTTGGTATTGAGACACTTCCACCAACCTTGAAAGATTCTGCAAACTACCTTGCCGAGAACGATCTGCTTCGTGAGGCTCTTGGTGAGCACGTACACGAGAACGTCCTCCGGCTTGCAAGGGCTGACTGGGATGCATATCGTATTCAGGTACACGACTGGGAGGTCGAAAGGTATCTTAACACTATATGA
- a CDS encoding DUF1894 domain-containing protein: MACINDIPYEILLKGGTPKQCEDFIQKECDEVYHVKGGYKIRGVLLRGGDSIPIGIKGNDLIFQFIKPCSGLFILRIPDAQDEIEKIRNEIK; this comes from the coding sequence ATGGCATGTATCAACGATATACCCTATGAGATCCTCCTGAAAGGAGGAACACCAAAACAATGTGAAGATTTCATCCAGAAAGAATGTGATGAGGTCTATCACGTCAAAGGCGGTTACAAGATACGTGGAGTACTCCTCCGCGGAGGGGATTCCATTCCCATAGGGATAAAAGGAAATGATCTCATTTTCCAGTTCATAAAACCATGCAGCGGTCTTTTCATCCTGAGGATCCCGGATGCACAGGATGAGATTGAAAAGATACGCAATGAGATAAAATGA
- the purM gene encoding phosphoribosylformylglycinamidine cyclo-ligase, with amino-acid sequence MSDKHLTYADSGVDIEKEESTIKALTSGMTYRREGLGAPLTDIGHYAGLIEFGEYALAMATDGVGSKVLIANEMKRWNTVGIDCIAMNVNDLLAIGAEPISFVDYLALEEHTDEFARQIGEGLTRGAEISKMTIVGGETATLPEIINGFDLAGTCLGMVKKDEIITGEKVQLGDVLVGIPSSGVHSNGYTLVRNIVDRSEHSYHDKFPYNPETTIGDELLIPTRIYMEVLDVIKECDVHGLAHITGSGLLKLKRVTDLGFEFTDPIEPGNIFKFLQEEGNVDELEMYRTFNMGMGFLIILPEEDAEKAAEMTGGKIVGKIVERGIRVGDLEIV; translated from the coding sequence TTGAGTGATAAACATCTTACATACGCAGATTCCGGAGTGGATATCGAGAAAGAGGAATCCACCATCAAAGCACTGACAAGTGGAATGACATACAGACGCGAAGGCCTTGGAGCTCCGCTCACTGATATTGGCCACTATGCAGGACTCATTGAATTCGGGGAGTATGCACTGGCAATGGCAACTGATGGCGTTGGTTCAAAGGTGCTCATTGCAAATGAGATGAAACGCTGGAACACGGTTGGTATCGACTGTATCGCCATGAACGTGAACGACCTTCTGGCCATCGGTGCAGAACCGATCAGTTTCGTAGATTACCTTGCACTTGAAGAGCATACTGATGAGTTTGCACGCCAGATCGGAGAAGGACTTACCAGAGGTGCAGAAATATCAAAGATGACCATCGTTGGTGGGGAAACAGCAACCCTTCCGGAAATCATAAATGGATTTGACCTTGCAGGAACCTGCCTTGGAATGGTAAAAAAGGATGAGATCATAACCGGTGAAAAGGTCCAGCTTGGTGATGTCCTTGTAGGAATTCCAAGTAGCGGCGTTCACAGCAATGGCTACACCCTTGTAAGGAATATAGTCGATCGATCAGAACACTCATATCACGACAAGTTCCCGTACAACCCTGAGACCACCATTGGTGACGAACTTCTGATACCGACCCGCATTTACATGGAAGTCCTCGATGTAATAAAAGAATGTGACGTACACGGACTTGCACATATTACCGGAAGCGGACTCCTGAAGCTCAAAAGAGTTACCGACCTTGGATTCGAGTTTACTGACCCCATAGAGCCAGGTAACATCTTTAAGTTCCTTCAGGAAGAAGGAAATGTTGACGAACTTGAGATGTACCGCACATTCAACATGGGAATGGGCTTTTTGATCATCCTTCCTGAAGAGGATGCTGAGAAGGCTGCAGAGATGACGGGCGGGAAGATCGTCGGAAAGATCGTCGAACGCGGAATTCGTGTTGGTGACCTCGAGATCGTATAA
- a CDS encoding aspartate kinase → MRYVMKFGGTSIADGKKIRHVAQLLISYRDAGDQVVAITSALGGVTDGLLTNAAEASQKGKVAQIKEFMTELAKKHYDAIGHAIDDERIADDVIETIDSRIDELEKALIGICYLGELTPRSIDYISSYGERLAVPIISGAIRSLGTDSMPFTGGEAGIVTTSDYGNAQPLEKSYEQVENNISTRVETSIPVITGFIAEDKKGIITTLGRGGSDFTASIVGAAIQADEIWLWKEVHGIMTTDPKIVPEASCIPQISYIEAMELSYFGAKVLHPRAIEPAIRHGIPVRVKNTFDIEYPGTLIVSDQTRKEDVVKAVTLIRKVAAVNISGAGMVGAIGTAARIFSALAKAGVNIIMISQSSSEANMSLVVEDAHLKKAVKALRSEFNKGVVGEVAYDKDVCVVAVVGAGMDGIPGVAGKVFGALGKGKINVIMISQGSSQHNISFAISEKDAEEAVRVLHQEFGLGSKKTSGQ, encoded by the coding sequence ATGAGATATGTAATGAAATTTGGCGGTACATCCATTGCTGATGGGAAGAAGATACGTCATGTTGCACAGCTTTTGATCAGTTACAGGGATGCCGGAGATCAGGTAGTTGCCATAACTTCTGCTCTCGGAGGCGTTACTGACGGACTGCTCACCAACGCAGCTGAAGCATCACAAAAAGGGAAGGTAGCCCAGATAAAGGAGTTCATGACAGAACTTGCCAAAAAGCACTATGATGCTATTGGCCATGCAATTGATGATGAGAGGATCGCTGATGATGTTATCGAAACCATCGACAGCCGTATAGATGAACTTGAAAAAGCACTTATCGGAATCTGTTATCTCGGTGAGCTGACACCACGTTCCATTGATTACATCTCATCATACGGAGAACGCCTGGCAGTGCCGATCATCAGTGGAGCAATACGCTCACTTGGAACGGACTCAATGCCGTTTACCGGTGGAGAAGCAGGCATTGTCACAACAAGTGATTACGGAAATGCCCAGCCACTTGAGAAAAGCTATGAGCAGGTGGAGAACAATATATCGACTCGGGTGGAAACCTCTATCCCCGTGATAACCGGTTTCATTGCAGAAGATAAGAAAGGCATCATCACAACCCTTGGACGTGGTGGTTCTGACTTTACGGCATCCATTGTGGGTGCTGCTATCCAGGCAGATGAGATCTGGCTCTGGAAAGAAGTACACGGGATCATGACAACAGATCCGAAGATAGTTCCTGAAGCCTCATGCATTCCGCAGATATCTTACATCGAAGCAATGGAATTGTCATATTTCGGTGCCAAGGTACTTCACCCACGTGCTATCGAACCTGCCATAAGACATGGCATCCCGGTTCGTGTTAAGAATACCTTTGATATAGAATATCCAGGTACACTTATCGTCTCAGACCAGACCCGAAAAGAAGATGTGGTAAAAGCAGTGACACTTATCAGGAAAGTGGCTGCAGTCAACATATCAGGAGCGGGGATGGTAGGAGCTATCGGTACAGCAGCAAGGATCTTTTCCGCACTTGCAAAAGCCGGTGTCAATATCATCATGATCAGCCAGAGCTCATCCGAAGCAAACATGTCCCTTGTTGTCGAGGATGCTCACCTTAAGAAAGCTGTGAAAGCATTAAGATCCGAGTTCAACAAGGGTGTTGTAGGGGAAGTAGCCTATGACAAGGATGTCTGTGTGGTCGCTGTGGTAGGTGCCGGAATGGACGGCATACCAGGCGTCGCAGGAAAAGTATTCGGAGCCCTCGGAAAGGGCAAGATCAACGTAATAATGATTAGCCAGGGTTCATCCCAGCACAACATCTCCTTCGCGATCAGTGAAAAGGATGCAGAGGAGGCAGTAAGAGTACTGCACCAGGAATTCGGTCTCGGATCAAAGAAAACATCCGGACAATAA
- a CDS encoding S-layer protein domain-containing protein → MKYIYFVLLAIFVMLFAATPAASLDPSEPIIHYSDSVVERDTKLSLAQGYTLEIVDINEDNGDVWVEIRHNGKLVEDGEGSGKENDPFEYILTIEAEDDDDEDEEYLIFRVTPKELVTSGTDTATKIRIEQFRDPTRDTKDFLIYDRSDSVNIGDEMELEEGYTLSASDLDVDEETITVTLKKNEHVVKEVKEMEPGDVFSYYKNVDGEVRTIFIANVYDFFESSETHILFLKEISQREDVNIESTVEISIQGLSGNVIKDGEKAIIAYELDKDASKVTISLDDDIIDARNDVDAGTYQTLTDELDRGTHDVIIETVSTDGSVSSKETSFTVDGASSTGDTASEDNMSVQDQVEDIIKDGENAGSEVSDSVEDITKSTAFTYIVVAALLALTAFFFKREFS, encoded by the coding sequence ATGAAATATATATATTTTGTACTTCTAGCAATATTTGTCATGCTGTTTGCAGCAACACCGGCAGCATCCCTTGATCCGAGCGAACCGATAATACATTACTCGGATAGTGTGGTGGAAAGGGATACAAAGCTCTCGTTAGCTCAGGGATATACACTTGAGATCGTTGATATCAATGAGGACAACGGGGATGTCTGGGTAGAGATACGACACAATGGGAAACTGGTCGAAGATGGAGAAGGATCCGGAAAGGAAAATGATCCTTTTGAATACATACTGACCATAGAAGCAGAGGATGACGACGATGAGGATGAGGAGTACCTGATCTTCCGTGTTACACCAAAAGAACTTGTTACAAGTGGTACGGACACAGCTACAAAGATAAGGATCGAGCAGTTCCGGGACCCTACCAGGGATACGAAGGATTTCCTGATATATGACAGATCGGATTCAGTCAATATTGGAGATGAGATGGAACTGGAAGAAGGCTACACTCTCTCTGCATCCGACCTTGATGTGGATGAAGAGACCATTACAGTAACGCTGAAAAAGAACGAACATGTTGTGAAAGAAGTAAAGGAAATGGAACCCGGAGATGTGTTCAGCTACTACAAGAACGTAGATGGGGAAGTCCGTACGATCTTCATTGCAAATGTCTATGACTTCTTTGAGAGCAGTGAAACGCATATACTCTTCCTGAAGGAGATCTCACAAAGAGAAGATGTGAACATTGAAAGTACTGTTGAGATCAGCATCCAGGGACTTTCTGGAAACGTTATCAAAGATGGAGAGAAAGCTATCATAGCCTATGAGCTTGATAAGGATGCATCCAAGGTAACGATATCTCTTGATGATGACATTATAGATGCCCGCAATGATGTGGATGCGGGAACCTACCAGACACTTACCGATGAACTGGACAGAGGGACGCATGATGTGATCATCGAAACCGTGTCAACAGATGGAAGTGTATCTTCAAAGGAGACATCATTCACAGTTGACGGAGCGAGTTCGACAGGAGATACCGCATCTGAAGATAACATGTCCGTACAGGATCAGGTTGAGGACATCATCAAGGATGGCGAAAATGCCGGTAGCGAAGTTTCCGATTCAGTTGAAGATATAACAAAGTCCACTGCATTCACCTATATTGTAGTCGCTGCCCTTCTTGCACTTACCGCATTTTTCTTCAAGAGAGAGTTTAGCTGA
- a CDS encoding cofactor-independent phosphoglycerate mutase, with translation MKYIILIGDGMADFCLDELGGKTVLQKSNTPNMDYMARKGLAGLAINVPEGLPPGSDVANMSVMGYDPDVYYSGRAPLEAASMGVPLEKNDVAFRCNLITIEDGNIADHSAGHITSEEARELMETIDRELGANELRFYPGISYRHLLVASNDLGAKADCTPPHDVIGGEMKDHMPKGEGSDVLCRLIEESIPLLENHPVNEQRVKEGKSPANAIWFWGQGYAPSFRTFDELYGLTGSVISAVDLIKGLGIYAGLDIIDVPGATGYLDTNYVGKAEYAMESLKERDIVVVHVEAPDEAGHMGDLNAKMQAIEDFDEKVVGTVLRAAKEDDEDYMIVVLPDHPTPIVLRTHTSDPVPFLIYSTLENEVDNVETFDEDSMKEGSLGIVRGCDIVQMLINKAKQA, from the coding sequence TTGAAATATATTATTCTCATCGGCGACGGAATGGCAGATTTTTGCCTGGATGAGCTGGGTGGTAAGACTGTTCTTCAGAAGTCCAACACTCCGAACATGGATTATATGGCCAGGAAGGGACTGGCCGGACTTGCTATCAACGTTCCTGAAGGTCTACCTCCGGGAAGTGATGTTGCGAACATGTCAGTTATGGGGTATGATCCGGATGTCTATTATTCAGGCCGCGCTCCACTTGAGGCAGCCAGCATGGGTGTTCCTCTGGAGAAGAACGATGTTGCCTTCAGGTGTAACCTTATCACAATAGAAGATGGCAATATTGCAGATCATAGTGCAGGCCACATAACAAGCGAAGAAGCCCGGGAGCTTATGGAAACCATTGATCGTGAGCTTGGTGCCAATGAGCTGAGATTCTATCCGGGTATCAGTTACAGGCATCTGCTTGTTGCGTCCAATGATCTTGGCGCTAAAGCAGACTGTACTCCACCACATGATGTGATAGGCGGGGAAATGAAAGATCATATGCCAAAGGGTGAAGGCAGTGATGTCCTGTGCAGGCTGATAGAAGAGTCGATACCACTACTAGAGAACCATCCTGTCAATGAACAGAGGGTAAAAGAAGGCAAGAGTCCTGCAAATGCCATCTGGTTCTGGGGCCAGGGTTATGCTCCCTCCTTCCGTACATTCGATGAGCTCTACGGACTCACAGGTTCCGTTATCTCGGCTGTGGACCTGATAAAGGGTCTTGGGATATATGCTGGTCTTGACATTATCGATGTCCCGGGTGCAACCGGGTACCTTGACACCAATTATGTGGGTAAGGCTGAATATGCAATGGAATCCCTGAAAGAGAGGGACATTGTTGTGGTCCATGTTGAAGCTCCTGATGAAGCAGGTCATATGGGTGACCTGAATGCCAAGATGCAGGCGATCGAGGATTTCGATGAGAAGGTCGTGGGCACCGTTCTGCGTGCTGCAAAAGAGGACGATGAAGATTACATGATAGTCGTGCTTCCGGACCATCCCACACCGATCGTGCTCAGGACCCATACATCTGATCCTGTTCCGTTCCTCATTTATTCAACTCTGGAGAACGAGGTGGATAATGTGGAAACATTTGATGAGGATTCTATGAAAGAAGGTTCCCTTGGGATTGTCCGGGGATGCGATATCGTCCAGATGCTGATAAACAAGGCAAAACAGGCATAA
- a CDS encoding Hsp20/alpha crystallin family protein — protein sequence MKFGLTRRGPSGLSRWDPFEEIRQTQEHLNQLFREVSPFGGWPEGRSFSPLMDIREEGDNVIVTTDLPGVDKKDIDVSVKENIIEISAECKKESESEDEGYTQRERTYSRFSRSAVLPSNVTDEGAKAKLENGVLTITLPKTKIEEKPKIMIE from the coding sequence ATGAAATTTGGTTTAACGCGTAGGGGTCCCTCTGGATTATCCCGCTGGGATCCATTTGAAGAGATACGGCAAACACAGGAACATCTCAACCAGTTATTCAGGGAGGTTTCCCCGTTCGGAGGCTGGCCAGAGGGAAGATCGTTTTCTCCCTTGATGGATATAAGGGAAGAAGGCGACAATGTCATAGTTACTACTGACCTTCCAGGTGTTGACAAGAAAGATATCGATGTAAGTGTGAAGGAAAACATCATTGAGATCAGTGCAGAGTGCAAAAAGGAAAGTGAGTCTGAGGATGAAGGTTATACTCAGAGGGAGCGTACCTATAGTCGTTTCTCAAGATCTGCTGTTCTTCCATCGAATGTTACTGATGAAGGCGCAAAGGCAAAACTTGAAAATGGTGTGCTGACGATCACACTTCCAAAGACAAAGATCGAAGAAAAGCCGAAGATCATGATCGAGTGA
- a CDS encoding coenzyme F420-0:L-glutamate ligase, whose protein sequence is MRMELFTVDGLPLIKKGDDLAAMVCERTELEDHDVVVIASTIVAKAEGAMVLKSDVVPSERAISIAKKLGKDPVLVQLVLDRSADVIVEFPLLLVENLNGHVSINAGIDDSNVDAAYLLELPHDPDASAKAIGDRIADLCGRDVSVIITDTNGRAFKIGQTGVAVGVYNMHPIMNWQGEKDLFGKELEITEEAVADEVAGAANLLMGEAAGGNPVVVVRGFDLHTRDDVSVKEMYRPENEDVIRKGLRCLRQSSD, encoded by the coding sequence TTGAGGATGGAACTGTTTACTGTAGATGGTTTGCCGCTTATCAAAAAGGGAGATGACCTTGCGGCTATGGTATGCGAACGTACGGAACTTGAAGACCATGATGTTGTGGTCATCGCTTCCACTATTGTGGCAAAGGCCGAAGGGGCAATGGTACTGAAAAGTGATGTGGTGCCTTCTGAACGTGCCATAAGCATTGCAAAGAAGCTCGGTAAAGACCCTGTACTTGTGCAGCTGGTCCTCGACAGAAGTGCTGATGTTATTGTGGAATTCCCTTTGTTACTTGTGGAGAACCTAAACGGGCACGTTAGCATCAATGCGGGTATTGATGATTCCAATGTGGATGCGGCTTATCTTCTGGAACTTCCGCATGATCCGGATGCCTCTGCAAAGGCCATAGGTGACAGGATCGCTGATCTGTGTGGCAGGGATGTCAGTGTGATCATAACGGACACCAATGGGAGGGCTTTCAAGATCGGACAGACCGGTGTTGCGGTTGGTGTTTACAACATGCACCCTATCATGAACTGGCAGGGGGAGAAGGACCTTTTCGGAAAAGAGCTTGAGATCACCGAGGAAGCGGTTGCAGATGAGGTTGCAGGGGCTGCAAACCTGCTGATGGGCGAGGCTGCAGGAGGAAACCCTGTGGTGGTAGTGCGTGGTTTTGACCTTCATACAAGGGACGATGTGAGTGTGAAGGAGATGTACCGTCCTGAAAATGAGGATGTAATAAGAAAAGGGTTAAGGTGCCTTCGTCAGTCTTCTGACTGA